The DNA segment GTgctattgaattttcatctcttTACACCAGGCTTGTACCCGAGCCCCCTGAAATTGTCTTCCATTGTCAGAAATGAGCTTTCTAGGTACTCCAAACCTGCAAACGGTATTCTTCCATAGAAACTTCAGAACTTCTCCTTCAGTAATTCGCGCCAAGGCCTCCGCCTCTACCCACTTGGAGAAATATTCAATGGCAACCAACAAGAATTTTTTCTGAGCTGGGGCTGGAGGAAAAGAACCCACAATATCAATTCCCCACTGGTCAAAGGGACATGCAGCCACTATCCCTTTCATCAATGCTGCGGGTTGGTGCTGGAGTCTGCTATGCCATTGACAACTTTCACAAGAGATCACCAAGGCTAGAGCATCATTTAAAATAGTAGGCCAAAAGTATCCCGCTAAGAGCACCTTGCGAGCTAGAGAGTAAGAGCCCAAATGATTTTTGCAACACCCCTCATGTATCTCCCTCAGAACATAACTAGACTCCTTAGGACCCAAGCATTTGAGAAGAGGTCCAGAGAATGACCTCTTGTAAAGAATTCCTTCCACCATCACAAAGCGAAAGCTCTTCTGTTTCAACCGGTATGCTTTTTTTCGGATCCCTTGATAACTCTCCCTTCTCCATATATCCCAAGAGTTCTTTTCTCCAATCACTCTCTTCCTGAGCCTCTGGTATGAGCTCAGTAGAGGGCGTTAACTCCACTTGCACAACTATCTCCCTTGTTTTCCAGCTATGAAGTGAGCTGGCCATCTTGGCAAGAGGATCTGCTTTCTCATTATTCTCTCTAGGGATCTGCTCAAGCATTACCTCATCAAAGAGgcctgataagtgcattttgtatgcattaatttgtgttatttttatgtctattttatgtgcattcatatttcttttatgtgtttttatgtgttttagttcatctatgtgtatttcactcctcgggttaattttgtaggaaattggaTTTGTGAAGAGTGAATTATGGATCAGCTTTggtagaaaaatcatatttaattttagagagatccaaatccgatctccaccgttcagaatg comes from the Henckelia pumila isolate YLH828 chromosome 1, ASM3356847v2, whole genome shotgun sequence genome and includes:
- the LOC140874363 gene encoding uncharacterized protein yields the protein MHLSGLFDEVMLEQIPRENNEKADPLAKMASSLHSWKTREIVVQVELTPSTELIPEAQEESDWRKELLGYMEKGELSRDPKKSIPVETEELSLCDGGRNSLQEVLLAGYFWPTILNDALALVISCESCQWHSRLQHQPAALMKGIVAACPFDQWGIDIVGSFPPAPAQKKFLLVAIEYFSKWVEAEALARITEGEVLKFLWKNTVCSNGQVEVTNRSLVQSLKTRLGKAQGNWVEELSSVLWSFRTTPRIGTGETPFILVYGNEAVLQVEIGEESARIIFYDEKNGERRMEDLEFLKEKREAAAIRMEAYKSRIARSYNHQVHRKGFQVGDLVLSRVQDAVVGKLDPKWEGPYKVVMRLSSDAYYLEDSNGKMLKRPWSAYNLRKYYS